GGCCTGCCAGGCCGTCAGCACCTGATCCAGCTTGTCGGGATCATCGAGGACCAGCATGATCATGTACATGGAACCGCCTCCGGCCTGCAAACCTGCGGGCCGCGGCAAGTATAACAAACGCCGGGGGAGAAGCGCGCACTCGCCCGGGGTCCTAATCCACGAAGAGCGGCTTGATCTTGGTTCGCAGGAAACGGTCGGGGCAGGAGGCGCCGATCTCCGCCGGGCGCAGCGCCTCGGCGCTGTTTCCGAAGAGCGGGCGCTCGATGACGTCCAGCTTCTCGGCGGCGGAATCCCACGGAAGGGTGACGTGCTTGAAATAATCGGCGGGGGCCATCCTCCCGCGCACCCCGGAAGGACCGCCGCTAGCGCTTGGCCAGTTCCTTCCGTTCGTAATCCCGGATGACGGACATCGCCGCCAGGCCGAGGGGGACGCCTTTGCGGAGGCAGTGGGCGTTCCAGACGGCGCCGAAAGGCAGGAATTTTAATTCTTCTTGGAGAACCAAGCGGCCGGTGAAATCGCCTTCGATTTCGAATCCGGCGAGCAGCCCGCGCGGCTCGAGCAAGGCCACCAGCAGGGCGCGCAGCGTGCTGCGCGCGCCGATCGTCCAGGCGGCGATGCGGTTGATGCTGGCGTCGAAGTAATCGAGGCCGATATGGATCCGCTCGAGCGCGTCGCTGCGGACGATCTCCTGGGCGATGGCCTGCAGGTCGTCGCCCCAGGTCACCACGTGGTCGCTGTCCCAGCGCACGCCGCGGCTGACGTGCAGCAGCAGACGCTCCAAAAAGAGCAGGAGGGACGGGATTTTGTCGGCGATCGTCTCGGTCGGGTGGAAGTGGCCGGAATCCAGCGTCAGCAGGATGTTGCGGCGCAGGGCGTAGCCGAGGTAAAACTCCATCGACCCCACCACGTAGCTCTCCGAGCCGAGTCCGAACAATTTGGGTTCGACCGAATCCAGGTTGTGGCGCCGGTCGATGTCCTCGGCCAGCACCGCATCCAGCGAATCCCGCAGCCGCTCGCGCGGGGAGAGGCGGTCCGCCGGAGTGTCCTTGTACCCGTCGGGAATCCAGATGTTCGTCACCGCGGGGGTTCCGAGTTCGCGGCCGAAATACTCGCCGATCTTCCGGCAGGCGATGCAATGCTCCACCCAGAAGGGCGGACGCCCGGGTCGCGGTGGGGTGCGAAAAGCAGGTTGGGTTGAAATCGACTCCGCGGCGGCGGGCTTTGGCCCAATCCTTCCAAGCCGCGAAGTGGCGCGGCTGGATCTGGTTGCGCGCCACCGAGCGGTCGGTTTCCAGGTAGATCGCATGCAGATTCAAGCGGTGGGCGCCGGGCAGCAGGCTGTAGACCAGGTCCAAATCCCGGCGCAGCTCCTCGGCGTTGCGGGCCTTGCCCGGATAGTTGCCGGTGGCTGCGATCCCGCCGCCGAGTTCGGCCCCCGGATTTTCGAAACCGCCCACGTCGTCGCCCTGCCAGCAGTGCAGGCTGAGGGAGATCTGATCCAGCCGCGCGAGGGCCTGCTCGGTGTCCACGCCCAGCGCGGCGTACCGCTCCCGGGCGATGCGGTACGCGTTTTGGATTTCGAATTCCGGTGCGGTAATGGGGGCCTTCAAAAGATGGTTTGCGCAACGCCGAACGTGGCGCAGACGGCGCGGATCTCCTCCACCGTCAGGCCTTCGGCAGCTTCGCCCGCGCAGAGGTTGAGGAACTCGTATTTCGCCGCCGTCTCGGCGTATTCCATCCGGTCCACGACGCGCTTGACCGATACGTCGGAGCGCGCCATGACGCCGTGTTTGGCCCACAGGACGATGCGGTGCCGCCGCAGGGCTTCCACCGTCGATTGCATCAGCTCCGCCGAGGAGGGAATCCGGAACGGCAAGATTCCGATCCCTTCCGGAAGGTTGAGGATGGTCTCCGGCTGCCAGCGCAGGAGCCGGGTGTTGAGGAAGCGTCGGTCGCGGTAGCGGGGGATATGGCTCAGGTAGGTGAGATGGGGCGGCTGGGCGTGGCGTTGCCGAAGGACAACATGACCTGGGACGAGTTCATCGCCTACGGCGAGGAACTCAAAGGGAAGCTGCCCGCGGGCGTGTTCCCCTTCGTCGACAACAGCACCAACACGGCCAACTACATGAGCTACTACCTCCGCCATGAAGGCACTCCGCTGTGGACCTCCGACGAGGGCGGCAAATCCTACGCCACGCTGGATTCCGCCAAGAAATGGTTCCAGCTGTGGGCGGATATGCGCGCCGACGGGCTGATCCCCGACGGGGACACCACCGCGACCTACGCCGAGACCGGGACCGACAACTCCGCGCTCGTGGCCGGCAAGGCGGCCGTCGGCCTGATCTGGAGCAACCAGCTGGCGAGCTATCAGGCGGCCATGACCGACGCACTCGGTGCGACGACGCTTCCCAAGGGCGGCGAGAAATCCTACGCGATCCAGATGAGTCAGTACCTGGGGATCAACAAGGACAGCCAGAACAAGGAAGCGGCGGCGGTGTTCCTCAACTTCTTCGTCACCTGCCCCGACGCGGGCGCAGTCCTCGGCACCGACCGCGGCGTGCCCTGCTCGCCGGAGGTGCGCACGGCCATCGCTCCGCAAGCCACCGAGACCGACGCGGCGGTGTACCGGATCTACAACGCGATCGCCGACCGCACCATCCCGCAGGATCCGAACCTGCCGAACGACCAGGAATTCGTGAACGAGCTGCGGCTGATCGGCCAGGCGGTGGCGCTTGGAGAAATGACGGTCGACGAGGCCGCGTAAGCCTTGATGGCCCTGATCGAGCGTCTGGCAGTCAAGTAATATCCGGCAGAGAAACGGTTACCAAAAGCGCGGGGCCGCAGGGCCCCGCGCTTTTCTTTTTTCCCGATCCGGCTCCGATTCACCGCCGACCTTTCGGCTGTCGCCGGCGGGTCGGTTTCCGGATTATGTTCCTCTTTCCGCGGCAAAGGGCTTCAGGTGCCTTAGGAAATGCCGCTCCAAGTTGGCGGCGTACGCCTCGGAGTGCTTCGACAAGAGTTCGAACAGCGCGTCCTTGAACCGCAAGCCGCCGGAGGGCAGCTCCGCAGTCAGCACCGAGCCGAAGGTCACATGCAGGATCTGGCGCGCGTCCAAGTGGTCCAACAAGCCGGCCAGATCGGCCGCCTCCGCCGTCGGCGCGCGTCCAAGCCGGGCCGAGACGTGGTAGCTGGCCTTGTCGGTCTCGTACCGCTCCCGCGCGAAGGCGTAGATCTCCCGGAAGAATTCCGGCTCGGCCGCCGCGGCGGTGCGCAGGGCCTTGAGGTAGCTGGTGCCGGCGGTTTTCAGGTGGACCAATCCCCGCGTCCGGCGCATCGCGGCCGGGTAGACGGCGAATTTGTCGGAGCCGGAGTGCAGGCTGAGCTTATAGGGTCCGCAGCGCCGGGCGACGGCGGCGTGCACCGCCAAGTCCGCCTCCAGCGCCGCGGCCTCGCCGATGTAGTCGACCCCCTTTTCGAAGCGCCCGACGAAGCGCGGCGCGAGGCTGACTCCACGCCACGCCCAGGGCGCGCAGCACTTCGGCGATGTAGACGTGCTCCGCGGCCGAGGTGGGTTGTTCGGTCTCGTCCACCGAAACCTCCACCTCAAACGGCCGGCCGGCCGCGGCGCGCGCCAAATGGCGGCTCAACTTGGCCACGTGATTCACCGCCCGGCCGTATTTCACGGCCGCTTTGAGCAGGATCCCCTCGTCGAAGCGCAGGAGCGAGCCTTCGAGGTCGACGGTCTGGCCGAGCAGGCCGGTCGCGCGCGGCTGCAGTTCGGGCGGCAGTCGTTCCGCGCGCTCGCGCAGTTCTCCCAAATCCGCCGTTTCGGCGGATGGATCGACGTGGGCGCCGGGGTCGAAGGTGAAGAAGACGAATCCCGCCGCCAGGCAGGCGTCGATGTCGTCGGCCGTCTTCAGGTGGTCCGCATCCGCGCCGGTCCCGCCGCGCCAGCCTTCCTGGAAGATCCCCCAGGTCGCGTCGTCCATCACCTGCTGGGGCGTGCGTCCGGTGCGCTGCATCTCGCGGATCGATTGCTGGGCGAAAATCGGGGCGATCTCTCCGCCCGCCGCGCGCACGTGTCCGGGCGTGGCCAGCCCCAAGCGGTCGCCGAGGCCCGCCGAGGTGCGGATCCCCCACAGACGCGGCCGCAGCCATTCCAACTCCCCGCGCAGGGCGGCGGCGTTGGGCGGGCTGAGCGGGCCGAACAACAGCGTCCGGCCGCCGTGCTCCGCAGCCTCGCCGTCAAACCGCCCCAGGACGGCCGATCCGGGCTTGGCGATAACGGCCAGGCGCTTCCCGCTTCCGGTTTCGCACAGGCCAAAGCCCGGATCACCAGGGATGGCGCGTGCAGATTGAGATTAAGGCCTTTGAAAAAATCGATCATGGTTTCCCGCTTTCGGTTGCCGGGTTCTGAAAAAACCTTCGTGGACGCCTCTGCGAGCGGCCTACGTAGATCCGGGCGCCATCTACTTCCGTAAAAAAAGGGGAACGCTTGGCCCGGCCCGCCCGGGCGGAGCGGAGGCGGGATTCAGGTTGGACTGTACCGCCTAGTGCGCCGCCCTGCCGGACTTTTCCGGCGGCGCGTTTAAAAAAAAAACCTCAGCTTCCGTCCATCATCCGCCGGAAGTGGAAGCCGAGCAAAACCATCGCCACGGGGAAGGTCAACGACCAGATCCCCAGGCCGGCAAAGATCAGCACCGGCTGGTCGAACGGCGCAACCAGGGCCCCGAACAATCCCAGCGAAGCGCTGAGGATGAGAAACGCCTTAATCCATTGTTCCAGTTTTCCGTCCGGAAGCACCGGGACGACAAACAGCGTCGCGACGCTGAGAAAGGCGTATCCGATCGTTTCCAGCGCAAAAAACGCCGAGTGCAGGTTCGGCATCGCCAGCAGGGAGAGGCCCTCCCACTCGCCGGAGGCCGCGTTGAGCCGGACGACGAACAGTTGAAGGTAGTAGTTCGTGCTGATGATCGCCGCGTACGCGGCGGTGAGGGCGACCGCGACCAAGCTGAAAACCCGTTTCGATTCCGGCGCCAGGGAATGGACGCAGGACATGACCGCCGCCATGGTAAAAGTGAGAAAAATGACCGGGACCATGTTCGCCATTTGGAGAAAGTTCAACCCCCGGGCGTAGGCTTCCATCCCCTCCCATTCCGGCGGAGAAAACAGGACCGCAAGCACGGCGAAGGCGCTTGCAAAAAAGGCGGCCAGAAACGACGACCAAACCCCCAGCCTGATTGCGGGTTCCCTTCCAGGAAATGATTTTGATGCGGATGTCATCGTTGCTTTCATCCCTCCCGATCGGATTTCCCCCGGTTCCTCCGGCCGTTTCGCGGGGACCGCCCGGCGGCTGCGCCGAATTTCCGGCAGTATACCAGCCTCCGGCGGTATAGATTCCGCCGCCCGCCCACTTCAGCTCCAATCCCTTACCTTTTTTGCGGCCTTGGCGCAGGGAGGGTGGCAAGAGTTTGGAAGGAAACGGGCGGGATCCCCCACCGACCCGGAATATTCCCTGGGGTTGCCGGGTTTAAAAAAGCCGGATTGTTCCTGCCGCTTCAGTTTGGCTACACCACCAACCGTC
Above is a window of Anaerolineales bacterium DNA encoding:
- a CDS encoding class II aldolase/adducin family protein, producing MPFRIPSSAELMQSTVEALRRHRIVLWAKHGVMARSDVSVKRVVDRMEYAETAAKYEFLNLCAGEAAEGLTVEEIRAVCATFGVAQTIF
- a CDS encoding extracellular solute-binding protein, with protein sequence MTWDEFIAYGEELKGKLPAGVFPFVDNSTNTANYMSYYLRHEGTPLWTSDEGGKSYATLDSAKKWFQLWADMRADGLIPDGDTTATYAETGTDNSALVAGKAAVGLIWSNQLASYQAAMTDALGATTLPKGGEKSYAIQMSQYLGINKDSQNKEAAAVFLNFFVTCPDAGAVLGTDRGVPCSPEVRTAIAPQATETDAAVYRIYNAIADRTIPQDPNLPNDQEFVNELRLIGQAVALGEMTVDEAA